Proteins co-encoded in one Spirosoma endbachense genomic window:
- a CDS encoding Gfo/Idh/MocA family protein, whose amino-acid sequence MASDQTTSRRKFLQGSALATASFFIVPRHVLGGKRPDGSRVIAPSDKLNMAAVGCGGKADVNIRLAYNNGSDNFVALCDVDDRQSKKFRTQFPNAPYFQDYREMFDKAGKTFDAVIVSTPDHMHAPIAMAAMQLGKHVYVEKPLTHDIYEARMLTEAARKYKVVTQMGNQGSSGDATRIIETAIQEKMIGHVHTVYCWTNRPVWPQGVRSPKDKGESQPVPPEVNWPLWLGTAPNRDYHEAYMPTRWRGYWDFGTGALGDMGCHFMDVPFRALKLKYPTSVECSVGSVYSDFFKEAFYDDVCPPSSAIHLTFPSDDRKVKEIKFSWFDGGIRPQVPEGVEYSDMFRSIDGGMLFIGTKGMLVGGLFGNDPKLLPVDKFANKELPKPEKPLVEGKTEGHQQQWVKACKQGYGAYTSSSFDEAGPLAETVLMGNLATRSYLAREDGKFTGRKKLLWDGENMKITNFDYANQFVRRQYNGGYTL is encoded by the coding sequence ATGGCCTCTGACCAGACTACTTCTCGCCGTAAATTTTTGCAGGGCAGCGCCCTTGCCACAGCCAGTTTCTTTATTGTACCCCGCCACGTTTTAGGAGGAAAACGACCCGATGGATCACGAGTGATCGCGCCATCTGACAAGCTCAACATGGCGGCTGTGGGTTGTGGTGGCAAGGCCGACGTGAACATCAGGTTAGCCTACAACAACGGTTCCGACAATTTTGTGGCCTTATGCGATGTCGATGATCGCCAGTCGAAAAAATTCCGGACTCAATTTCCGAACGCGCCTTATTTTCAGGACTACCGCGAAATGTTCGACAAAGCGGGTAAAACGTTCGATGCGGTTATTGTGAGCACACCCGACCACATGCACGCTCCGATTGCGATGGCCGCCATGCAACTCGGCAAACATGTTTACGTCGAGAAACCACTGACACACGACATTTATGAAGCCCGGATGCTGACCGAAGCAGCCCGTAAATACAAAGTTGTGACCCAGATGGGCAATCAGGGTAGCTCGGGAGATGCCACACGCATCATCGAAACGGCTATTCAGGAAAAAATGATTGGCCATGTTCATACGGTTTATTGCTGGACGAACCGCCCTGTCTGGCCGCAGGGTGTCCGGTCGCCAAAAGATAAGGGGGAGTCGCAGCCAGTGCCACCCGAAGTGAACTGGCCGTTATGGCTCGGCACCGCGCCCAACCGCGATTATCATGAAGCGTATATGCCCACGCGCTGGCGAGGCTACTGGGATTTCGGAACGGGAGCGCTCGGCGATATGGGCTGCCATTTTATGGATGTGCCGTTCCGTGCGCTGAAACTCAAATATCCCACCTCGGTAGAGTGTAGTGTAGGCTCGGTCTATTCCGATTTTTTCAAGGAAGCGTTCTATGATGACGTATGCCCGCCTTCATCGGCCATTCATCTGACGTTTCCTTCGGATGACCGTAAAGTGAAAGAAATTAAATTCTCCTGGTTTGATGGCGGCATTCGTCCGCAAGTACCCGAAGGTGTTGAGTACAGCGATATGTTCCGCAGTATTGACGGGGGCATGCTGTTCATTGGCACCAAAGGGATGCTGGTGGGTGGGTTATTCGGGAATGATCCGAAGCTACTCCCGGTCGACAAATTTGCGAACAAAGAATTACCAAAACCCGAAAAGCCGCTGGTTGAGGGCAAAACAGAAGGTCATCAGCAACAGTGGGTCAAAGCCTGCAAACAAGGATACGGCGCTTATACGTCATCCTCGTTCGATGAAGCAGGTCCGCTGGCCGAAACAGTACTAATGGGCAATCTGGCAACCCGTTCTTATCTGGCCCGCGAAGATGGTAAGTTCACCGGGCGCAAAAAACTCCTCTGGGATGGAGAGAACATGAAAATTACGAATTTCGACTATGCCAATCAGTTCGTTCGGCGGCAGTATAATGGAGGCTATACCCTATAA
- a CDS encoding sensor histidine kinase, with protein sequence MKHSQYRLLGLLCGCLMVCRLLGQPLNSQPVVVLQGDHDQVSLRGSLAYFQDSLGNRGIQDVMTPTIASVFQPVTTPVPNFGYVTGIKSAKPVWLRFKLSNASDQTQNWLAEIDFWCFDELQLFLVDEQNQVLSTSPIIGWKTPVAKRPLNHRHYWFPFTLSGHQNATAYLRILKHRGTQIVPVELVRASAYDSLLQKSYLFWGGVLFTLVFVAIMNVIFFLITLDRIYSKYIFCLLGLVGFFIINDGFMNQFAFEEQFWLPRQNVYFLFPLILFYSQLLFVRTFLPLINTPSHRWHKVGTIVLWCGVFCLIALTIERFTPYSALLELILVRIFSVFYWFPMPVIGAYIVVSIVRKYHVKEAWLYLIAVLPFYALNLGQVFANFGMLPTYEPVANFAYYAPAALFEVLVLTVGLAYRYKMNRDQTERLIKEQTIQQERTYEAEVQTLAMKNSLLVEKERIARDLHDNVGAHLAFVVTNLTHISDQAEKQPRMNGRQWADQLRTIVSYTREAVKLLRETIWAIHQESFTVEEFSERLNQYINRYVHETDGLHVDVVVTGSQAQRLTSTQVLNLFRIVQEALNNVIKHAFATQATVHLQIRPGGHINLRIHDNGRGFTWANGAVSEQHYGLRNMQTRAEELGGTFRVFAEDGTTVEVEV encoded by the coding sequence ATGAAACATTCCCAATACAGGCTATTAGGGCTACTATGTGGTTGTCTGATGGTATGCCGCCTGCTGGGGCAGCCGTTAAACAGTCAGCCAGTTGTCGTTTTGCAGGGGGATCATGATCAGGTTTCTCTTCGGGGAAGTCTGGCCTATTTTCAGGATTCGCTGGGAAACAGAGGTATTCAGGATGTCATGACACCGACCATAGCATCCGTCTTTCAGCCTGTAACAACACCCGTTCCCAACTTTGGCTATGTGACGGGAATAAAATCGGCCAAGCCGGTTTGGCTACGGTTCAAACTCTCGAATGCATCGGATCAGACCCAGAACTGGCTGGCCGAAATCGATTTCTGGTGTTTCGACGAACTCCAGCTCTTTTTAGTCGATGAGCAGAATCAAGTTCTTTCAACATCACCCATCATAGGCTGGAAAACACCCGTTGCCAAACGCCCCTTAAACCATCGGCATTACTGGTTCCCATTTACGCTATCCGGGCATCAGAACGCAACAGCATACCTACGTATTCTTAAACATCGGGGCACACAAATTGTCCCCGTCGAGCTTGTGCGGGCGTCGGCCTATGATTCTCTTCTTCAGAAAAGCTATCTGTTCTGGGGCGGTGTATTATTTACACTGGTCTTTGTAGCGATTATGAACGTCATTTTTTTTCTGATTACCCTCGACCGCATTTATTCGAAATATATTTTCTGTTTGCTGGGCCTTGTTGGTTTTTTTATCATCAACGATGGGTTCATGAATCAATTTGCCTTTGAAGAACAGTTCTGGCTGCCCCGACAAAACGTCTATTTTTTGTTCCCGCTCATTCTTTTCTATTCACAACTGCTGTTTGTCCGAACGTTTCTTCCATTAATTAATACCCCGTCCCATCGCTGGCACAAAGTCGGAACAATCGTTTTGTGGTGTGGCGTTTTCTGCCTGATCGCGCTGACCATCGAACGATTTACGCCCTACTCTGCCTTACTGGAGCTTATCCTGGTTCGAATTTTTTCCGTTTTTTACTGGTTTCCAATGCCTGTTATCGGCGCTTATATCGTGGTGAGTATCGTCCGAAAATACCACGTTAAAGAAGCCTGGTTGTATCTCATAGCAGTCTTACCGTTTTATGCGTTGAATCTCGGGCAGGTTTTTGCCAATTTCGGCATGCTGCCAACGTATGAGCCCGTTGCCAATTTTGCTTATTATGCCCCAGCGGCCCTGTTCGAGGTGCTGGTGTTGACAGTCGGACTGGCGTATCGCTACAAAATGAACCGTGATCAGACCGAACGGCTCATCAAAGAACAAACGATCCAGCAGGAGCGAACCTACGAAGCTGAGGTTCAGACGCTGGCCATGAAAAATAGCTTACTGGTTGAAAAAGAACGCATTGCCCGCGACCTTCACGATAATGTAGGTGCCCATCTGGCCTTTGTCGTTACCAACCTTACCCACATCAGTGATCAGGCTGAGAAACAGCCCCGAATGAACGGGCGTCAATGGGCCGACCAGTTACGCACCATTGTGAGCTATACGCGCGAAGCGGTTAAACTCCTGCGCGAAACCATCTGGGCCATTCATCAGGAAAGTTTTACGGTCGAGGAATTTTCGGAACGCCTGAATCAGTATATCAACCGCTACGTACACGAAACCGACGGCCTGCATGTCGATGTGGTGGTCACCGGGTCGCAGGCGCAACGGCTAACCTCGACGCAGGTTCTGAATCTGTTCCGAATTGTTCAGGAAGCACTCAACAACGTGATCAAACACGCCTTTGCCACGCAGGCAACAGTACACCTCCAAATTCGACCCGGCGGACATATCAATCTCCGAATCCACGATAATGGACGCGGGTTTACATGGGCAAACGGAGCGGTTTCCGAGCAACATTATGGTTTGCGAAATATGCAGACCCGCGCTGAAGAACTGGGAGGCACTTTCCGGGTTTTTGCCGAAGACGGAACAACGGTAGAAGTAGAAGTTTGA
- the treZ gene encoding malto-oligosyltrehalose trehalohydrolase: MNESLISQRTLGVTFTNDSAVVRVWAPLAEAVSLRICHQDLVIPLQNDGAYWQTTTSQLKPGDTYTFILNNTTERPDPASLSQPESVHGPSQAVDTAQFVWTDSTWNNLPLESYLLYELHTGTFTPEGTFAGIEAKLDYFVELGINAIEIMPVAQFPGTRNWGYDGVCPYAVQNSYGGAAGLQRLVDACHRKGLAVVLDVVYNHMGPEGNYFADYGPYFTNKHRTPWGDALNFDDNYSDSVRRYFLENVLMWFRDFHIDALRLDAVHAIHDESELHILREIKQYVDQFMQETGRQYYLIIESDQNETRFIQPIASDGYGMDAQWNDEFHHALRVTAGGERSGYYADYDGIRHLAKSYRDAYVYDGTYMPRRAKIVGKPTGSHPGQQFVVFSQNHDQIGNRMLGERPSQLVSFSMQKLMAGAVMSSPYLPMLFMGEEWGELNPFLYFVSHSDPELIEAVRQGRKKEFAAFQTSVEAPDPQAAQTFERSRLRWERLTQEPHQTLFRYYQTLLSLRKKSPLRHPNRESVAVVMDDARQTLTLIRHHPNDAPIVCLMNFSSKPESFRVPISIKPWQKLLDSADPQWLGPLAAPMEVAGDAPVIVQAESILIYTNG; encoded by the coding sequence ATGAATGAGTCATTGATAAGCCAACGAACACTTGGCGTTACCTTCACGAACGATAGTGCTGTCGTTCGTGTCTGGGCACCACTGGCCGAAGCCGTATCGCTTCGTATCTGCCATCAGGATTTAGTCATCCCTCTCCAGAACGATGGCGCTTACTGGCAAACGACTACCAGCCAGTTGAAACCGGGTGACACCTATACATTTATCCTGAACAACACAACTGAACGACCTGATCCGGCATCGCTATCGCAACCCGAAAGCGTTCATGGCCCATCGCAGGCGGTCGATACCGCTCAATTTGTATGGACAGATTCGACCTGGAACAACCTCCCGCTCGAAAGTTATCTCCTATACGAACTTCATACGGGCACATTCACTCCTGAGGGCACATTTGCCGGTATTGAAGCCAAACTGGATTATTTTGTTGAGTTAGGCATTAATGCCATTGAGATTATGCCCGTGGCGCAATTTCCCGGTACGCGCAACTGGGGCTACGATGGCGTTTGCCCGTATGCCGTACAGAATTCCTATGGCGGGGCTGCGGGGCTACAACGGCTTGTAGACGCCTGTCATCGAAAAGGGCTGGCCGTGGTGCTCGATGTAGTCTATAATCACATGGGGCCAGAAGGAAATTATTTTGCCGATTACGGCCCTTATTTTACCAATAAACACCGAACGCCCTGGGGCGACGCCCTTAATTTCGATGATAATTACAGCGATAGTGTTCGGCGTTATTTCCTTGAAAACGTCCTGATGTGGTTTCGCGATTTCCATATTGATGCATTGCGTTTAGATGCTGTTCACGCCATTCATGATGAGAGTGAGCTGCATATCCTCCGCGAGATTAAACAGTATGTTGATCAGTTTATGCAGGAAACCGGGCGGCAGTATTACCTCATCATTGAGTCAGATCAGAACGAAACGCGGTTTATTCAGCCGATTGCCAGTGATGGTTATGGTATGGATGCGCAGTGGAACGACGAATTTCATCATGCCTTACGGGTAACAGCAGGTGGCGAGCGAAGCGGATATTATGCTGATTATGACGGTATTCGACATCTGGCCAAGTCATATCGTGATGCCTACGTGTACGATGGAACCTACATGCCCCGGCGCGCCAAAATCGTTGGAAAGCCGACAGGCAGCCATCCGGGACAGCAGTTTGTCGTTTTCTCCCAAAATCACGACCAGATCGGAAACCGGATGCTGGGCGAGCGACCAAGTCAGTTGGTCAGTTTTTCCATGCAGAAACTCATGGCCGGAGCCGTGATGAGTAGTCCATACCTGCCCATGCTGTTCATGGGTGAGGAATGGGGCGAATTAAATCCATTTCTGTACTTCGTCAGTCATTCTGACCCAGAGTTGATCGAAGCGGTTCGGCAGGGACGCAAAAAGGAGTTTGCTGCTTTTCAGACCTCCGTTGAGGCCCCTGATCCGCAGGCCGCTCAGACATTTGAACGCTCCCGTCTTCGGTGGGAACGCCTGACTCAGGAGCCCCACCAAACGCTTTTTCGCTACTACCAGACGTTACTTTCCCTTCGCAAAAAATCGCCCTTACGGCACCCAAATCGTGAATCGGTGGCCGTGGTTATGGACGATGCCCGACAAACACTCACCCTGATTCGCCACCATCCAAACGATGCCCCGATTGTTTGTCTGATGAATTTCTCATCAAAACCCGAATCATTCCGGGTTCCAATTAGTATCAAACCCTGGCAAAAACTCCTGGACTCTGCTGATCCACAGTGGTTGGGTCCTCTTGCGGCTCCAATGGAAGTGGCAGGCGACGCGCCGGTCATCGTGCAGGCCGAATCCATTTTGATTTATACGAATGGGTAG
- the treY gene encoding malto-oligosyltrehalose synthase, translated as MGSKPTLNAYPNPSAQPMYNPISTYRLQFHKDFTFQQLDTLLPYLQKLGVSTIYASPIFAAVPASSHGYDGVDPNRINPEIGTEEELRAINRQLQLANMGWLQDIVPNHMAYYFTNQWLMDVLEKGPLSRFASFFDTSLASSFFHGRVLAPFLAEPIDEALAKGHLTLHYDQTRFLLDVSGNRLPLKPGSYATVLQADAAEPSDAIQQLLIQLDQLRHLDEPEAYGIEWAEFRLQLAALMHTDQTETYIEDCLNAVNQNPALLHHLADEQHYRFCTEAETRQEMTYRRFFTINGLICLNMDDETVFQQLHYLTKTFIDDGVFQGLRIDHIDGLFDPKRYLDRLRALTGDETYIVVEKILQGNEALPTDWPVQGTSGYDFLALVNNLLTNSQAEPAFRNFYHKLIGSDTPLPERIRDRKAYFLAQYMGGELNNLYHYFLDLNLADEAALAELTAGELKLAIGELLIECPVYRYYGNQLPLPANESDSIRQMLKAIRETKPELESALAMLEEALLTRPMEGDSDYNHRALRFYHRLMQFSGPLMAKGVEDTLLYTYNCFIGHNEVGDSPERFGLSVDAFHEAMQYRQTHWPLAQNATATHDTKRGEDVRARLNVLTDLADEWLAEVQHWQQLNASLKQSADDQTYVPDANDEYLIYQNLLGAYPMPGESNRVDDEDDFPNRFRLYLEKALQEAKRHTTGWVVDDSYHEGVKVFTDRLLERSGAFWPRFESFHRQIADFGIVNSLAQVLLKFTCPGVPDVYQGAEGWDLSLVDPDNRRPIDFARRQMWLSDLLSLQESDPETHWSTLWQHRFDGRVKFWLTYLLLHERQSNTTLFAEGEYVPLLVDGMYRDHVLAFARRLGAQWYIITIPLHFAQLCRQQKQDAQRIDWHDTSIRLPVDAPTKWVNCLDGTLSSTTDRMLVQATFTALPVGILRNTD; from the coding sequence ATGGGTAGTAAGCCTACGCTGAACGCCTATCCCAATCCTTCCGCTCAACCTATGTACAATCCTATTTCTACGTACCGGCTTCAGTTTCATAAAGATTTCACCTTTCAACAGCTCGATACACTGCTGCCTTATCTCCAAAAGCTAGGCGTATCAACGATTTATGCCTCGCCAATTTTTGCGGCTGTACCCGCTAGTTCGCATGGCTACGATGGTGTTGACCCGAACCGGATCAACCCTGAGATTGGGACAGAAGAGGAGCTACGAGCCATAAATCGCCAGCTGCAACTAGCCAATATGGGTTGGTTACAGGACATTGTCCCGAACCACATGGCCTACTATTTCACCAATCAATGGCTGATGGATGTGCTGGAGAAAGGCCCGTTATCTCGTTTTGCTTCGTTCTTTGATACATCGCTGGCAAGTTCATTTTTTCATGGCCGGGTCCTGGCCCCGTTTCTGGCCGAACCGATAGACGAAGCACTGGCCAAGGGTCACCTGACACTGCACTACGATCAGACACGCTTTTTGCTGGATGTGAGCGGGAATCGACTACCACTAAAGCCCGGTAGCTATGCAACTGTTCTGCAGGCAGATGCCGCTGAACCCTCCGACGCCATACAGCAACTACTGATTCAGCTTGATCAGCTCCGGCATCTGGATGAACCAGAAGCGTATGGAATTGAATGGGCTGAATTTCGACTGCAACTGGCGGCTTTGATGCACACCGACCAAACCGAAACGTACATTGAGGATTGCCTGAATGCGGTGAACCAAAATCCGGCTTTGTTACATCACCTCGCCGATGAACAGCACTATCGGTTTTGCACTGAGGCTGAAACCCGGCAGGAAATGACTTACCGCCGTTTCTTTACGATCAATGGGCTGATTTGCCTGAATATGGACGATGAGACCGTCTTTCAGCAACTTCACTATTTGACGAAAACATTCATAGACGACGGTGTTTTTCAGGGATTGCGAATTGATCATATCGACGGACTGTTCGACCCTAAACGGTATCTGGATCGGCTAAGGGCGCTGACAGGCGATGAAACCTACATCGTCGTTGAGAAAATTCTTCAGGGTAACGAGGCTTTACCAACCGACTGGCCTGTGCAGGGAACCTCGGGATATGATTTTCTGGCTCTGGTGAATAATCTGCTGACAAACAGCCAGGCAGAACCGGCCTTTCGCAATTTCTATCACAAATTAATTGGTAGTGATACGCCCCTGCCCGAGCGTATTCGGGATAGAAAAGCGTATTTTCTGGCTCAATACATGGGTGGTGAACTCAATAACCTCTACCATTATTTTCTCGATCTGAACCTGGCCGACGAAGCGGCACTGGCAGAATTGACAGCTGGTGAGTTAAAGCTGGCTATTGGCGAATTGCTCATCGAATGCCCCGTTTATCGGTACTACGGTAATCAATTGCCGCTACCGGCCAACGAATCAGACAGTATAAGGCAGATGCTCAAAGCAATTCGGGAAACGAAACCAGAGCTGGAATCGGCACTTGCTATGCTGGAAGAGGCATTATTGACCAGGCCAATGGAGGGTGACTCCGATTACAACCATCGGGCTCTTCGTTTTTATCACCGACTCATGCAGTTTTCAGGCCCATTGATGGCAAAAGGTGTTGAAGATACGTTGCTATACACCTACAATTGCTTTATCGGTCATAATGAAGTTGGCGATTCGCCCGAGCGTTTTGGCTTGTCAGTTGATGCTTTTCATGAAGCTATGCAGTACCGACAAACCCATTGGCCGCTTGCCCAGAACGCGACTGCCACCCATGACACCAAACGGGGTGAAGATGTGCGGGCAAGGCTCAATGTACTGACCGACCTGGCCGACGAATGGCTGGCTGAAGTTCAACACTGGCAGCAATTGAACGCTTCACTAAAGCAGTCAGCCGATGATCAGACGTATGTGCCTGACGCGAATGATGAATATTTAATTTACCAGAACCTGCTCGGCGCTTACCCGATGCCCGGCGAATCCAATCGGGTCGACGATGAGGACGATTTCCCGAACCGGTTTCGTTTATACCTCGAAAAAGCATTGCAGGAGGCCAAACGCCACACCACCGGCTGGGTTGTTGACGATAGCTATCACGAAGGGGTTAAGGTATTTACCGATCGTCTGCTCGAACGATCAGGAGCATTCTGGCCTCGATTCGAATCGTTTCACCGGCAAATAGCCGATTTTGGTATAGTCAATTCGCTGGCTCAGGTTCTGCTCAAATTCACCTGTCCGGGTGTTCCGGATGTTTACCAGGGAGCAGAAGGCTGGGATTTGAGTCTGGTCGATCCCGACAATCGACGCCCTATTGATTTCGCCCGTCGGCAGATGTGGTTATCCGATTTGCTTTCTCTTCAGGAATCTGACCCAGAAACGCATTGGTCTACTCTTTGGCAACATCGTTTCGACGGTCGTGTCAAATTCTGGCTCACGTATCTGCTCCTGCATGAGCGGCAGTCTAACACAACCTTATTTGCGGAGGGTGAATACGTGCCATTACTCGTTGATGGTATGTATCGGGATCATGTATTGGCTTTTGCGCGTCGGCTTGGCGCCCAATGGTACATTATAACGATACCACTCCATTTTGCCCAACTCTGTCGGCAACAGAAGCAGGATGCACAGCGAATCGATTGGCATGACACTTCCATTCGCTTACCAGTCGATGCCCCAACGAAATGGGTCAATTGTCTGGATGGGACCCTCAGCAGCACAACCGACCGTATGTTGGTGCAAGCTACGTTTACGGCACTACCCGTTGGGATTTTACGTAACACGGACTAA
- a CDS encoding DUF1059 domain-containing protein — protein sequence MKTLHCRDAGFDCEGVIKASTEDAVLTQAAAHAQEAHGVTVTPELADQLKQLIREE from the coding sequence ATGAAAACGCTCCATTGCCGCGATGCCGGTTTCGACTGCGAAGGTGTCATCAAGGCCTCCACAGAAGATGCCGTATTGACACAGGCCGCTGCCCATGCGCAGGAAGCGCACGGTGTAACTGTGACGCCTGAACTAGCCGACCAGTTAAAACAATTGATCCGGGAAGAATAG